From Danio rerio strain Tuebingen ecotype United States chromosome 7, GRCz12tu, whole genome shotgun sequence, the proteins below share one genomic window:
- the dusp19b gene encoding dual specificity protein phosphatase 19b: protein MNSLAQEIAGFSTSRLRKQSTRVTTASGQVLLETRSGADYHSTPDTERQSADTCGFVQDFSLDLQVGIITPFLLLSSQDAAHDIDTLKKLKVTHVLNVAFGVENAFPELFTYKTVSMLDLPETDITAYFPECFEFITQARQQDGVVLVHCNAGVSRSASVVIGFLMSELKMSFDEAFSVAKTSRPQIQPNPGFLQQLKTYNPA, encoded by the exons atgaattccCTGGCGCAGGAGATCGCGGGTTTCTCTACGTCTCGGCTGAGGAAGCAGAGCACCAGAGTGACCACAGCGAGCGGTCAGGTCCTCCTGGAGACCCGCAGCGGCGCTGATTACCACAGCACGCCGGACACGGAGCGCCAGAGCGCGGATACCTGCGGCTTCGTGCAGGACTTCAGTCTGGATCTGCAAGTGGGAATCATCACACCCTTCCTGCTGCTCT catCTCAGGACGCTGCTCATGACATCGACACGTTGAAGAAACTAAAg GTGACTCATGTGCTGAATGTGGCGTTCGGGGTGGAGAACGCGTTTCCTGAACTCTTCACATACAAGACTGTCAGCATGCTAGATCTTCCAGAGACGGACATCACTGCATACTTCCCAGAATGCTTTGAGTTCATAACACAAGCCagacagcag GATGGAGTGGTGCTGGTTCACTGCAACGCTGGCGTTTCTCGCTCTGCTTCAGTGGTCATCGGGTTCCTGATGTCTGAGCTGAAGATGTCCTTTGATGAAGCCTTCAGTGTTGCCAAAACCTCCAGACCGCAGATTCAACCAAACCCCGGCTTTCTCCAGCAGCTCAAGACATATAATCCagcatga